TGGTTTGTCGGCAACGGCTATCAACGAGCACGCGGTACCGCTGCTACGCCTACTGCTGCCTCAGTTGCAGCAAGTGGGTTTTCGGTTGGCGCCTATCACCTTGGCCGAGCAAGCTAGGGTAGCTATTGGTGATGAAATCGGAGAACTGCTGAAGGCTAGGCTCACGCTGATGCTAATAGGGGAGCGACCAGGGTTAAGCTCGCCGAGTAGCCTAGGCGCTTACTTCACCTACGCACCCAAACCGGGCCTTACCGATGAGGCGCGCAACTGCGTTTCAAACATCCGCCCAGAAGGCCTAGGGTATCCGCTGGCGGCTGATAAGCTGTTCTTCCTTATTCAAGAGGCGCTCAGAAGAAAGCTTTCAGGTGTAGGGTTGAAGGATGAGAGTGGCCTGCTGTCTGCCTAAGCACCTCAAGCTAATGCTAGGGTTAGAGCTAGAAAGCTCCCCTCCTTTTTTAAGGAGGGGGTTGGGGGTGGTTAAGAGCATTGAACGATCTAGAAGGCTAGGTCTAATCTTCTAGCCCTAGCCTAACCACCCCGGCCTGCGGCCACCCCTCCTTAAAAAAGGAGGGGTGCTCTCTAGCTCTAGACTTAGTGCGCTTAAGTCGTCTTATACAAATACCAGCCGTTGCCGATGGGTTTGATAACGATGATACTGTCGGGGTTGATGGCGGGCACGGCCTTGGCGTCGGGTTGGTAGAGTAGGCCAACGGTGTTTTCAACTAGCCCACCAATGAGAAACTCCAGGCAGGTGCCGCAGCCAGTGTCGCGGCGCGTGATGCGGCTGATAAACAGCGACTGGAGTATCTGACTGATGGCCGGGTCAGCATTGGCGGCTTGCTCGCCTAGGGCTAGCACGTCAGCACGCGGGGGGAAATACTGGCGGGCTTGCACCAAGTCGACCACCTGTTTGAACTCGGCTTGATTCTGCTTGAAGTGCTCGATGATGGTAGCATCGGCTCCGATCCACAGCTTGAGGTTGCCGACCGTGAAGGCATGCGGCGCGGCCGGGTGGCGTTGATCATACTGCGCTACTTCGGAGGCGGGCATGGTGGTGAGTACTTCCAGCATCTGTTGCCCTACGCCCGTCATGGCAAGGCCGCGCACGGCACGTAGTTTCCAAGTGCTTTCTTCCTTAGCAAAGTAGAGGTAGAAGTCGTTGCGGCTCACGGTATCACGCAGTTCTACCGTCACGACGGCTGAGGCAGAATCTTGCTGAAGCAGTTGGCAACGGCGCTGCAACTGCGGGGGGATCTGCTGCCCTAGGCTCTGCTGCTTGGCCTGTTGGAGCACTTCGCCACTGAGGTAGCTTCTCATCTCCGGCCACTGCTCTTTGGCAACAAACCGCTCCGCAATTTGCAGCGGCTTTTTCAGGGGCAGCGCGAGCAAGAGTTGGGGTAAGCACCAGCAAAGCAGGAAAAGAAAATATTTCATCAGAGAAAAGGTCAAAAAGCGGCTTGCTGAGGCGCAAACACTCAACCTTAACCTCCAAGATAAGTAGAAAATCAGAGTTTTAGGAGCGTCTTCTTGCCTTTGCAGATTGTGGATAAAGGCAAGTAAACGCAAGAGCACCATGCTGCGCTTGCCGAAGTATCTTGTGTGCTTTGTTGCCGACACCCGTACGATGTAGAGACGCAATACTTTGCGTCTCGTCGTTGGACGACCCACCTAGAACGACCTAGGTAAACAACATCAGCAACGACCAGACGCAAAATATTGCGCCTCTACATTGGGCAACGAAGCGGTAGAGATGCTTCAACCAGCGGACGCCAAATGAAGCATGATGCTCTTCCTTCCATAGGTTTCTCAGGCTACTGACGCCGACGCGATGTTGGGGTAGGAATGGCAGTCTTAGGGGCTGGCGCTTTGCTCGAAGATGGGCTAGGCTTAGGCGAGCTGCCGCCACTTTGGTAGGTGAATTCTACTAAACACCCTTTGCAGTTGGTGCCCTGCGGATCTTCTTTCGATGGCCCAGAGGTGACCGAGGAGCTATCCGTGGCCAGGTAGATTTTAGTGCCGTCGGGGGAGAAAGCTAGGTCACGGTAGCGGACGGGCGCCCGGAAATATGTGAGCGTATCGCCTACAACGCCGGTGCCGGCTGCGTTCAGTTGCAGGCGAATGAGCTTACCGTGCTTGAGGGTAGGCAGTAGGAGGGAGTTCTGCCAGCCCGGAATGGCCGCCGCTGTATACACAGCAATGTTGCTCGGGGCTTCGGAGGGCCACTCGGGCGTGTCAGGGTCATGGTTGCGGGTCTTGACGAAGAGCTTGTTGAGGAAGGCGTTCGAGTTTGGGTACAGCGTCTTGATCGGGTCGCGGTAGGAGGCACCGATGGCTTTCGCATTCTCGTTTTCGCTTTTAATGAAAGGATACGTCGTGTGCCACACACCGGGCAGCATGGCATGCTCCGACACGCCCGCGGCCAAACCGTTGTAGTTGTTGTCGTTGTAGCCAAGCACCAGCGGATGCCCATAGTTTTTGCCGCGTTCCAGCAAGTTCACTTCATCGTCGGAGAAGGGGCCGTGTTCGGAAGAATACAAATGTCCCACGCCGCCGATGACGGCATACGCTAGCCCCTGCGGATTGCGGTTGCCGTACGTCCACACAGCGTTTTGGCGGACGGCAGTAGAGAAGGGGTTGTCGTTGGGCACCCACTTGTCGGAAGCGTTGGTGTCGGCATCTGGCTCCAGGTTGAAGCGCAGAATTTTGCCTTCGTAATAGTTGGTTTGCTGGGCGTGGTTCGGGCGCCCGCCGTTGTCGAACTGTCCGGCACCTAGGTCGCCGATGCCGTAAAAGAGGTAGTCTTTGCCCTCAACGGGTGCAACAGCCAAGCGGCCACCGTTGTGGTCGCTGCTGCCGGGAATGGTGTCGCAGAGCGTGACGGGGTTACCTAGCTTTTGCGCCTGCGGGTTGTACTCGTAGCGCACCAAACGCGTGGTGAAGTAGTAGCCGCCGTAGTTGGGTTTGCCACCTTTGCCGGGCACATCGGCATTCGCAAAGCGGTAGAGGTAAACCAGATACACGTAGGGCTTGCCTTGCAAAAGCTGTGGGTGCAACGCCATGCCCATCAGGCCACCCTGGGGCCAGGGCTTACCGCCATCAATGCTCTCGGGGATCTTATCGTAGCGCGGAAACTGCCGCTCCTTGCTGATGTCGAGCAGCACTTGTTTGCTGCCGTCGGCGGGGTTGATGCGGCTGACGCGGTAACCTTTCGCCTCCGTGACCCAGAGGTAATTATCCGGACCATACGTCACCTCCCACGGGTCGCTGAGTTGGCGCGCAACGATGCGACGGCTGAAAACCTCTCCGCGCGGACCGGTTAGGTTTTGGGCTGAAACCGTTTGAAAGAGAAGAGTAAGTAAAGCAGTGAAGAGAATAAGCTTCTGACGCATAAATCGAGTAAGTAAAAGCATGTGCTGGTAGGCTGCCCTTTGCTGATGTTCGTCGGTCCGACACCCTAGGCGTCCGACCGGTTGTCGTCGCAGACCTAGGTGCACGCAACTCATTCTAGCATCTCATTCTACAACAACTAGTCGGACGCCTAAGGCGTCCGACCGGCAATCGACCGCAATACTGCCGGTTCGTCATCGGGTTGGGGCAGAACCAAACCGAGCCATTGTACCCCAAAACCGCCCCGCATGTTGTTAGCGCTGAGCTCCAACGAGGTAAACAACCAAGTGCCTAGGCAGCCGTACTGTTAGGCAGATAGCCTGACCGGCAGATCGGATAGGTGTGGTGTTATAAAAGCCGGATAGCCAAAGCGTATGTGGGTTCTTTTTTCTTTGTCGGCGGCGTTTCTGGCGGCGGTAGTGGTTACCCTGTCGAAAGCAGGCATCAAAAACGTTGATTCAAGCCTCGCTTTCGCCATCCAATCGGTGCTGATTCTGATTGTGTCGTGGTCAGTGGTGATTTTTCAGGGGAACCTGCCCGATCTAGGCCGTATCGAGCGCAAGGCTTGGATTTACTTGATCATAGCGGGCGTTGTCACGTGCCTGTCGTCGCTGTGCTCGTTTTACGCGCTGAAGCTAGGTGCCGCTTCGCGCACGTCGTCGCTGGACAAAGTGTCGTTGGTTTTCTCCATCACCTTAGCCGTCATTTTCCTGAAAGACAAAGTGAATTGGCAGCTTATCGTGGGGGCTTTGTTGATGGCTGCGGGTGCTATTTTTGTCGTTTTCTCCAGCGACATAACCAAAAAGGACGACAAGGCTCCAGCAAGCAACCAAGCACAGTAACACCGCCACGCGGAAAAACATCAAGCTTAGTCAGGGAGTTGAATAAGCTCGAATCAGCTTTACTCTCATGAAAGCCTATAAACTGCACGCCCCCAAAAGTCTGGACAACTTCCAACTCGGCGACTACGACGAACCCACCGTCAACGACAAACAAGTTAAAATTCAAGTAAAAGCGGTTTCTCTTAATTACCGCGACTGGGCCCTGGCCAACGGCTGGTTTGGCTATCCCGGCGAAAAGCTGCCATTCATCCCGTTCAGCGACGCGGCAGGTTTAGTGACGGAAGTTGGCGCGGCCGTAACTAAAATTAAGGTGGGCGACCGGGTGGCCGTCAACTTCTTTCCTGAGTGGCACGCCGGACCTTTCTCCCTTGCCAAAACGCACGCCTCCCTAGGTGGCAGTACCGACGGTGTGCTAGCCGAGTACGTAGCCTTCGACGAAGAAGCGGTGGTGAAAGTACCTGATTCGTTTTCCTACGAAGAGGCCGCGTGTTTTCCTTGCGCAGGCGTTACGGCCTGGCATGCCCTGGCGCTTCAAGCGCAGCTCAAGCCCGGCGATACGGTGCTGCTGCAAGGCACGGGCGGTGTATCCATCTTTGGCTTGCAAATCGTCAAGCTATTTGGTGCACAAGCCATTATCACGTCGAGCAGCAACGAAAAGCTAGGTCGGGCTAAAAGCCTCGGCGCCAACCTAACCGTCAACTACCAGGAAACGCCAGATTGGGAAACGAAAGTCCGCGAGCTGACCCAGGGCGAAGGCGTGAACTACGTGGTGGAAGTAGCGGGTAAGCTAGCCCAGTCGCTGAAGGCGGTGAAGGCCGGCGGCAGCATCTTCCTGATCGGGGCCGTGGGTGGGCCCGCCTCGCCCGAGGATGCCAAGAGCCTGCAAATGGCGCCCATTTTTATGAACCGGCTGCAATCCATCTATGTGGGCAGCACCGAGATGCTGACCGATTTGCTCAAGGCTTTCGACCAGAACAACATCAAACCCATCATCGGCAAAACCTTCGAATTCGACCAAGTGAAAGAGGCCTTGCAGTTTATGGGCAATGGCTCGCACTTCGGCAAAATCGTGGTGAAGTTTTAATTGCTAAGACACAAGTAGAAAGTCAACGCATGGCTGAGACGCAAAAGAATTGGTTTATCACTGGCGCTTCCACCGGCCTAGGTGAAGCACTAGCGACGCTGCTACTATAGAAAGGCGACCGGGTAGTAGCCACCTTCCGCAAGCCCGAACAAGTCGAGGAGTTCTCCCAAAAAGCGCCCGGCCAGAGCCTAGGAGTGCTGGCCGACATGACGAACGCGGAGCAAGTAACCACCGCCGTACAGCAAGCCATCGATGCCGTTGGTCGCCTCGATGTAGTGGTGAACAACGCCGGTTACGGCTCGCTGGGCAGCATTGAGGAAATTTCGGAGGAGGAAGTGCAGCGTCAATTCGACGTAAACGTATATGGGCCGCTGCGGATCGTGCGGGCGGTGCTGCCCCACATGCGGGCGCAGAAGTCGGGACACATTCTCAACGTCACCTCGGTAGGTGGAATTATTGGGATGGCGCACGCGGGCATCTACAACGGGTCGAAGTTCGCGCTAGAAGGCCTAGGCGAGTCGATGGCCGCGCAGCTCAAGCCGCTGGGTATCCACGTCACCAACGTGGAGCCGGGACCGTTCCGCACCAAGTGGGCCGGCGCCTCGGCCACGTACACCGAAAACAAGATTGCCGATTACGCCAGCTCCGTAGGTGAGGGTCTGAAAGCCTCGCTAGGCCGCGACGGTAACCAAGCCGGCGACCCGGTGAAAGCTGCCGAAGCCATGTACCAACTCGTGCGCCTACCCAACCCGCCCACGCACCTGCTGCTCGGCGGCTTCGCCTACCAAATGGTGCGGCAGAAGTTGCAAGCTATGCTCAAGGAAATCGACGATTTCGCTCACTTGGGCGAGCCAACTGATTTTTAAACGTAAGAACACTGCGCCCTCTGCGAAAACCTCTGCGCCTTCTGCGGGCTCAAGCCGTAACAACGACTTTTAGCCCGCAGAGGACGCAGAGGTTTTCGCAGAGGGCGCAGTGTTCTTACTTAGACAAGGCTGGAAAAAGCGCGGGCGCTTTACGGTGCTTAGTGGCTTGCTCGTAGGCGTAGGTGTACTTGATGAGCGTCGGCTCGTCGAAGGAGCGGCCTAAGAACTGCAAGCCTGCCGGTAGGTTGTCGTAGGTGAAGCCCATGGGCACGGTGAAAGCCGGTTGGCCGGTGTGCGGGGCAATGAGTTGGCTGTTATCGCCCTTGTACCCTTTGAAGTCGCCAACTTTCGCGGGAGGGTTGTTCCAGGTGGGATAGATGAGAGCCCCGAGCTGATAGCGGTCCATCACATCAGTCACGGCTTTGCGGAAGGCAATGCGCTTAGGGTCGGTGTACGGATCGGCGCAGGTGGTGCCTTCCGGCGTCACGGCGCTCTTTTGATGGTAGGTGAGGTTCTGGGCGATGTATGGGGCGAACTTACCGGAGGCAACAATCTCGTTGAGGTTCTTCACCGGCGCCTGCGGACCTAGGCCCGCGAGGTACTCGTTGATATCGTGCTCGAACACGGAGCACCACTGATCCTTGCTCACGTTGGCAAAGTCGGGAATCTCGACGGGGCCGACGATGATGGCGCCGGCTTTCTTCAAATCGGCTATAGCTTGCTCGAAGAGGACTTTCACCTGCGGATCAGGGTCCCGCTCGCTCAGGGTTCGCAGCACGCCGATGCGGGCGCCTTTCAGGCCGTTTTTGTCGAGGTACTGCTGGTAGCTTTTGGGAATTTTGCCTTCGCTGTATTTTGTGAGCGGGTCGGCGGGATCGTAACCAGCCATCACTTCAAGCAGGCGGGTAGCGTCGGCGACGGTGCGGGTCATGGGGCCGCCGGTGTCGTTGCGCAAGTACAGCGGCGCAATGCCGGCCCGGCTCACCAGACCTAGGGTCGGCCGGAAGCCCACCAGCGCATTGTGCGACGATGGCCCGCGGATAGAATTACCGGTATCAGTACCTAGCCCGGCCGTGCCAAAATTAGCCGCTACCGCCGCGGCCGTGCCACCGCTCGAACCGGCCGGCACATGCAGTAGGTTATAGGGGTTCAGCGTCTCGCCGGCAATGGAGCTGATCGACACCATAGGGCTAAACGCCCACTCGGCCATGTTCGACTTGGCCAGCACAATGGCCCCGGCTGCCTTCAACGATTTCACCGTGGTAGCATCCTCTGTCGGCACGAAGCCTTTCATCGCTAGCGAACCAGCGGTGGTCTGCAAGCCGGCCGTGTTGTAGTTGTCCTTTACGATGAGCGGAATGCAGTGCAGGGGCCGCAGCTTCTTGGTTTTCTGGTACTCGGCATCGAGCTGCCGGGCCGTTTCAAGCGCCTGGGGGTTGGTCAGGATAATGGCGTTCAGCTTGGTGGGCTGGTCGTAGGCCTCAATGCGCCGTAGGTACGCCGTCACGAGTTGCTCGCAGTTGCAGTCGCCCTTCTTAAGAGCTTGGTGCACGTCGGCAATGGTCGTTTCCTCCAGCTGGAACTTGGGTTTGAGCGGACGTAGGGGCGTAGGCGGTCGGCTGTAGCTGTGCAGCACAAAGGCGCTGAGCAGGAGCAGACCGCAAACGGAGAATAGTCGAATTCTATTCATGCGGGAAAGCTAGGGTTGATGCAATGTAGTACGTGAAAACAGACGCACTACCAAGCATGGTGTTGCAGCAATCCACAGAACCTAGCCTTATCCCGACAGGCTACCAGCAACTTTTAGCAGGTGTGTGCTTCGTAGCTCCCGGTTTTATGCCATGGCTGCTCCTATTTGCCTGCACAGTCCTTGCACTCTTGCAAGGTGTTGAAGGGGACAGTGCCTCCGCAACCACCCCAGGTAAATGGCATACACTTCTGCTCCTTGGGGTCATAGTAATACCGAACGAAAGCGGCATTGCACGGACCCGGATCAGGAGTAAGTTGACATTGCTCCGGTACTGCTGCTTCCGACTCTTTCTGGCAATTGGTGAGCAGCAACATGATAGCTAGGCCGGCAGCATACAAAGGGGTAGAGTAGCGTTTCATGTAAGCAGGAGCCTACGTCGCCTGTAATGGTTGCAAGCCTAACGTAACAAGGTAAGTACCCATACGGCTCCCAGAACAAAGCTGTCTGCCCCTAGGGCGTCCGGCCGGCAGATGGCTTTGCTCTGAGGTTTATCCTATTATTCAGTTACTACTTGCCACGAGAAGCACGCACCATCTTTTCGGTCGGGGTGGGTGCCGGGGGCGTCGGCGGCGCAAAGGCTGCCGCTGCGCGGGATGGCGAGCAAGTAGCGGTGGTTGCTGAGGTTCATCAGCATCAAATCGCCCCGCAGCATGTCTTGCCACTGAAACGTGCTGGCGTTGCTAGGTTCGCCCTTGATGATGCGCACTTCGCCCATACCTGCCAAGCCTACTGCCGTCACTAGGCCACCTTCTGACTCCGCGCCGCCCGCCGATTCGAGCGCAACGCGCCCTTGCCCTCGATCCACCACGCGGAAGCGCGAGGCGTTGCCTTTCGCCAGCGGACTGTTCAGCGGCACGGGGCGCAGCCAGCCGCGCCAGTTGATGAGCACCGTGCTGTCAGCTAGGCAGGTGAGGGTGATGGTTTTGCCCACTGGAATGGGTTGGGTTAAGCCTTTGGCGCGGGGCTGATCGACCACAAATCGGTCGAAGTCGGCGTAGCCACCAGCGGTGCCTTGCGTGTTGAAGTTGAACAACGTGTAGCGAATACCCTGGAACGTACGAAGCTGATACGGCAGCTTGATTTCGCCACCCATTGCCTGAAACGTGGCGCCGTCGGTGCTGTAGTGCAAGGTAGCTAGGTCGGTGTCGAAGTTACAGTGCGCCCGCAGCCACACTTTGGAGGCTTTGATCGGCTGGCGCTCTAGCTTCTCCGTTTGCTGGTCGTACTGCTGAACTTCAAAGCCTTCTGCCGTGCGCGCCACCCCGATCCAGGTGTACGGGAAGTTGAGCAACGCTAAGCCCGCCACGTCACCCACCTTTAAGCCTTTCAGCTCCAGTTCCGTTGTGGGTGTCGATTCGGGGCCGATGGCGCGTTGAGTAAGCGAGTTGCGCGCCGAGAAGAAGTCTTTGGCGGGTAAGGCGTGCAAGCGCAGGAAGCCCTTGCGCTCCGTCAGCGACCATTTGCTATCATCTGGCAAGTGGTTCCATTGCCAGAGTGGATTGAGCTTGCTGGTGCTGAACTCGTCGTTGCGCTTGAAGGGCGCCATGGGCGGCGAGCTAGCTCCCGTGTTGGGCTTGACCCAGGTGCGGGGCGAGCGTTTCAGGTTGCCGGGTAAGCCGAAGTAGGGCCAGCCGTTGGTCCACGTGACGGGTGAGATGGTCAGCAGGCGACCTACGGCATTGTAGTCCATCATCGAGAAGCCCCACCACTCGCCGGTGGGCGTCTGCACGATGCCGCCCTGGTGCATCGGGATGGCCGAGGAGAAATCATTGGTAGGCTGCGTGAGCTTGAACGGAGGTGTGCGGCCCGGCTGCAAGCGCCAGTTCACCCCGATACCTAGGGCCTCTTCGGCGCTGATGACCGTTACTTCATAGGGGCCGGTCGCCTTGTCGGCGCGGGCGCATACCATCATGCCAACTGGGTCGTAGATGGTGTTGGTGATGTAGTACTTGCCGTCGATTTTGTAGAAGTGTGAGCCTTCGCCCACACCGCTGCCCTTCGGGATGAGCACCTGCTCAGTGCCAGGCTTGGTATCGGTGAGGTCGTCGGTCAGCTCAGCAATCTTCAGCTCGTCGTAACCCCAGATAACGTAGGTTTTGCCATCGTCATCAAAGAGCACCGACAGGTCGTGGAACGATTTTTTTAGTTCTGTGTGCGTCCAGGGGCCAGCCGGGTTGGTGGCGGTGTAGAGTTGGGTGGTGCGCCCGTTCACGTTGGTAAAGATGTGGAACTTGCCCCGCGCGTAGCGAAACGAAGGCGCCCAAATGCCTTGGCCATACACGCTCTTGCCATCTTCGAGGCGGTAAGCCGGGCCGAAGTCTAGCTTCTCAGCCGCGTAGCTCATCAGCTCCCAGTTAACTAGGTCTTTGGAGTGCAGCACCGGCAGACCCGGCATGGTGTGCATGGTGGTGCCGGTCAGATAAAAGTCGTTGCCGACGCGGATTAGGTCAGGGTCGGAAAACTCCTCGTAGAAGAGCGGGTTGGTGAAAGTGCCGTTGCCATTATCGGCCATCCAGGTACGCTCGGTGGAGGCAGCAGTAGGTGCTTTGGCGCGGCGTTGGGCTTGTGTACTGTTCGGTAAAAAGCTAGCTGCTATCGTGAAGCCGAGTAGCAAAGCAGAGCGACTCATAGAAGAAAGGGGGACACAATGAGGCATGCGCGAGAATAGTAGGAAGAACAAGCTAGGGTCTCTCTGCTATTCGGTGCAACGTGGCGAAAAATCTGCGTGACTATCGCAGGCAGCGACTTACTCAGATTCCTCATGTTGCTCGGAACGGTAGAGAGTTCCTAGCTGGTCTATTGATGATTGATTGGGTTGGCAGCTTAAAAAAAGGACGGCCGATTGGCCGTCCTTTTTTGACAGTGATAAACGTATCTAATGACTGTTAGAAGTCTATTTTTTGCACCGGCGAATAGAATAACTCTGCCACACCTTGGGTTTTTACCCCTACACGAGCATAGCAGTAGCCCTTTAAGGAACCAGGTACAATGTAAGTTAGATTCAAGTCCTTATTCAGATCGGCTAATGCTGAACCGGCCAGTACGTTGCGTATGTTCAATTTTGTTTCGGCTTCTGTCTGTACCGCGCCATTGTTGGTGTCTACAAATTGCGTGGAGCTTACAAAGAGGGTAACAGATTCTATGTTCCGACCAGTAGCAACTCGGCTCACGCGGCAAGTGGCGTTAATATTGTTGCCAGACTTCTCGAAACGAGAATTGCTCACAACGTAGTAAGGCTGTACTGGCACGTCGACTACCGTATTGCCTTTCACTTGCACGTCGATGCTGTCGGTGTTGTTTACCCAAGGGCCGCTGTCGCGAAGGCGTACGAGCTTGTAGTTTCCATCAAACAAGGTGGCTGAATAAGTACCATCCTGGCTGACGTACACCGGAATCTTAGTGAATAGCTGATAGCCACGCTGCCAAAGCTCCAGTTGCACACCGTTGGTACGCACGCCTACAGGCTGATCCTGGTAGAGCACTCGTCCGCTGAGGGTCGAGCTAGGTGGGTCCACGTTATCGAGGTCACAACCGGTCAACAAGAAGGCGCCGACCAAAAAGAGGTTGAATAGTGCTTTCATGAGAAGACCTTATTGGAAAGGATTGCGAACAATCTTAGGGTTGTTGTTGATAACCGACTGGTCGATGAAGGAGTAGTAATTGAGCACCTGGAAGTTGCGCGGGGTGCGGAAGCGGGGTGCCACTTTACGGTCGAACACGTACTTGCCGTCGAGGGGGCTACCGGGGCGCACCACGCGGTAGGGGAACAGTACGTAGGCCACAGCGCTATACGTATTGGCGTTACCGTTCCACACTTGGTGCGCAATGCGCCAGCGCTTCAAATCCCACACGCGGTGGTCTTCGAAAGCTAGCTCTACCCGGCGCTCATTTTGCAGGCGCGCAATGTTCAGCGTGCTAGCTGTGAGGCTGTTGGCTGGGAAGCCAGCCCGCTCCCGTACGCGATTCACGTAGGTCAGCGCATCGTTCGTCTGCCCTAGCTCGAGGGCTGCTTCGGAGGCGTTGAGCAGTATTTCGCCAAGGCGGAAACGTACCCACCACACGTCGCTCAAGATACCGCGAGTACTCGTCTTAGGCACTGGGTCGATGTACTTGCGCAGATAGAAGCCCGTGTTGGAAACTTCCACCTGGGTAGCTTGTGGACCTGAGCTGCCCGTCAGCAGCTTGTTGTCGCCGTTGGGGAAAGCAGGTGGAGAATATGTGCTGCCAAGTCCCCCTTCAATGGTCTGATAGGCATTGGTCGTCGCATTCCAAACCTTTACGCCAGCCTGAATTTGTACCTCCTGCCCTTTGAAAGTAGAGCCGGGGTAGATAACGGTGCCGTAGAGGCGGGCGTCCTTGTTGGCAAAGGGAGCGCTCAGGTTGTCGTAGTAGATATAATCGGTGTCGGCGGCGTTGCGTGTTCTGATTTGCCCGGAGGTGCCATCCAGGTACTCGTAGGCTTCTACCAGGTTCAGGATGGGCGAGATGATGGAAGACGACAAGTTATCCTCCCGAATGCCGCGGGCAATGTTGTCGTAGGTGAAGCCGTGCCGTCGGCCTTTAGCCGTCAGAAAATCCTTAGCGAAAATCACCTCGGAGTTCGGCGCTTTCTTGGTAATAGCATCA
This Hymenobacter sp. GOD-10R DNA region includes the following protein-coding sequences:
- a CDS encoding RagB/SusD family nutrient uptake outer membrane protein; the protein is MKLSYKTFILSLGLLTGLSACEKDFLERESPTIVKEEQIWNDPNLITSLLANYYDRLPSHSQIDAGWEQFTAYDEALWAGNGNGPNDLFTFANNRWTYWDYGLIRDINLALDNLDKFSTTLSDTQKTQFKSELRFLRAYVYFEMVKRMGGVPIITNQLIYDFSGDASALQNPRNKESEVYDFIASELDAIKGTIGNDGSNTRANRYTAMALKSRAMLYAASIAKYNSLSGLNIQTAGGEVGIPSSRATEYYQKSLDASKEVIAGPYALYRTNPNLGENFFDAITKKAPNSEVIFAKDFLTAKGRRHGFTYDNIARGIREDNLSSSIISPILNLVEAYEYLDGTSGQIRTRNAADTDYIYYDNLSAPFANKDARLYGTVIYPGSTFKGQEVQIQAGVKVWNATTNAYQTIEGGLGSTYSPPAFPNGDNKLLTGSSGPQATQVEVSNTGFYLRKYIDPVPKTSTRGILSDVWWVRFRLGEILLNASEAALELGQTNDALTYVNRVRERAGFPANSLTASTLNIARLQNERRVELAFEDHRVWDLKRWRIAHQVWNGNANTYSAVAYVLFPYRVVRPGSPLDGKYVFDRKVAPRFRTPRNFQVLNYYSFIDQSVINNNPKIVRNPFQ